A segment of the Candidatus Deferrimicrobiaceae bacterium genome:
GCGCCTTCTTCCACTACACGATGCTGGGCAGGCAGATGCGGGCCTGCGCGGCGAACCGGGACGCCGCGCGGCTTTGCGGCATCAGCGCGAAGAACATGGTGACGCTGTCGTTCATGCTGAGCGCAGGGATCGGCGCCATCGGGGGCGCCGTCGTCTGCCCGATCACCTACGTCCAGTACGACAGCGGAACGCCACTGGCGATCAAGGGGTTCACCGTCGCCATCCTCGGGGGGCTCGGGAACAGCGCGGCCGCCGTAGGCGCCGGCATGATCCTGGGAATACTCGAATCCTTCAGCATCTGGGTCCTGCCCGCCGCCTACAAGGAGGTCATCTCGATCTCCCTCCTGCTCCTCATCCTGTTCATCCGGCCGAGCGGCATCTTCGGCAGCGCCGAGGCGGCCCGGCTGAAGGAGTTCTGATGCGGGGGAGGCACCTTCCGGTCCTCATCTTCGGGGGGCTGATCGTGGGCATCCAGCTCGCGACCTCGGTCGCCGGCAATCCCTATCATCTCACCCAGCTGACGATGTCCGCGTACTACTCGCTCCTGGCCATCGGGCTTTGTCTCCTGGTCGGATATGCGGGGCAGATCTCGCTCGGTCACGCCGGGTTTTTCGCGATCGGCGGCTACATCACGGCCCTGCTGACGACGCACGACCTCTCGTCCCGGGCGGGCGGCGCAAGCCGGTGGCTGGCGAAGGCGGGGATCCTTTCCTCCCGCACCGACCTCTACGGGGGGGAACTGTTGACCGTCCATCCCTGGGTTGCGTGCCTCGTGGCGGTTCTTGCGACCGTCGGGATCGCCTACGCCGTAGGAGGCCCGGTCCTGAAGCTTCGGGGCCACTACCTTGCCATGGCGACATTGGGCTTCGGCGTCATCATTTACCGTATCGTCCTGGGGACCGAATTCCTCGGCGCGGCGGACGGCATTTCCGACGTTCCCCCGTTTGCCGTCCTCCCCGGCCTCGAGGTTTCCGGAAAGGCCGCTCTGCGCGCCTCCAATTATTATCTCGCCTGGGGGGTGGTGATCGCCGCAATGGTGCTTCTCCTCAATCTCATCGATTCCCGTGCCGGGAGGGCCCTCTCCTCGATCCACGGCGCCGAGGACGCCGCCGAGGCGATGGGGATCCCCACCGCCCGGTACAAGCTTTCCACCTTCGTGCTTTCCGCCGCCTTTGCGGGACTCGCCGGCGTGCTGCTCACCCATTACAACGGCGGCATCGGGCCCTCGGAGGCCTCGGTCATGAAATCCGTCCGGTACGTCGCGATCGTTGCGGTCGGCGGCATGGCGAACCTCTGGGGGACGCTCCTGATGAGCCTTCTCCTCAACTACCTCTCTCTTCGCGGATATTTCGGGACCTATGACGACGCGGTCTTCGGCGTCATACTGATCCTGATCATGCTCTTCGCGCCCGATGGGCTCCTGCGGCGGCAGCTGTTCGAGGAGCTCAAGGCAGCGGTTTTCCCCGCCGGCGGGGAGAAGGAAACGTGAAGCTTCTCTCGATCCGGAGCATAAGCAAGCGGTTCGGCGGCCTCAAGGCGGTGGATAACGTGTCCTTCGATGTGCCACAGGGCGCCATCAAGGCCCTCATCGGCCCGAACGGCGCAGGCAAGACGACGCTGTTCAACCTGCTCTCCGGGTTCCTCCGTCCCGACCGGGGTTCGGTCGTCTTCGCCGGCGCCGAGGTGCTGGGGATCATGCCTCACCAGATCGCGGCGCGAGGCATGGCGAGGACATTCCAGCAGACCCGTCTCTTTCCGAAGATGACCGTCCTGGATAACATCCTGGTCGGGCGCCACCTCCACAGCCGGGGGGGCTTCGTATCCT
Coding sequences within it:
- a CDS encoding branched-chain amino acid ABC transporter permease produces the protein MRGRHLPVLIFGGLIVGIQLATSVAGNPYHLTQLTMSAYYSLLAIGLCLLVGYAGQISLGHAGFFAIGGYITALLTTHDLSSRAGGASRWLAKAGILSSRTDLYGGELLTVHPWVACLVAVLATVGIAYAVGGPVLKLRGHYLAMATLGFGVIIYRIVLGTEFLGAADGISDVPPFAVLPGLEVSGKAALRASNYYLAWGVVIAAMVLLLNLIDSRAGRALSSIHGAEDAAEAMGIPTARYKLSTFVLSAAFAGLAGVLLTHYNGGIGPSEASVMKSVRYVAIVAVGGMANLWGTLLMSLLLNYLSLRGYFGTYDDAVFGVILILIMLFAPDGLLRRQLFEELKAAVFPAGGEKET